A portion of the Manihot esculenta cultivar AM560-2 chromosome 2, M.esculenta_v8, whole genome shotgun sequence genome contains these proteins:
- the LOC110603184 gene encoding uncharacterized protein LOC110603184 isoform X5 has protein sequence MAEEKHQQLCHCSQKGEKVDDYKGAEADVGTCVLEKHVDIRKVQMEITAQAAIGIKGFAFQKHHKQKEVKKEDEKKHQHLFFHKESREAIDSKQEKHPKYLEHLGKLGIDITGACALNEKYKEKIGLAHAHIHNVKAQIGEAAVRGAEEFIFQKHLGKKEAKKNKELHEKKHHHLFYPHKKSQEAIDYKEEEKKHHEHLECFVKLGAGITGTSALNEKHKEEKDLEHVQIHKAKVEIAAATAKEVEAFTFQEHHEEKEAKKKDEEVHEKKHCHLLYHEKESEENIDYNEEEKHQKHLEDLSKLDVGNTGACTLHEEKKISENAHSHKVKAEVEAGAAAGATGFAFHEHHDKKEAKKEDEVLLEKNHYYHLYHHKESENVVDYKEEEKYYKHSENLGRLDVAATGAHALHEKREERKDSESAYSHKIKEEIDAAAAIGAEGFAIHEQYEKKGGEDVIDYKEKEHYKYFEQLGEMDASTARAHALHEKREAEKAQEHAYNCEGNEKIVAMSAIEAKGFTFHEHHEKKEAKKKDEEEHEKNHRHLFYHQKESKENIDYKEEEKHHKLLEHLSKLSAGVTGDYALHEKKTEKKDLEHAHNHEIKAETVAVAITEAEGCAFHEHHKKKEAKKEDEVAYEKKHYYHKEGEIVVDYGEDKHHKYSENLSRPDVIAASVYALYEKGKEKKDLEHAHCHKIQEKKTATTVGGVEEFALHKHHEKKEA, from the exons ATGGCGGAAGAGAAGCACCAGCAACTGTGTCACTGCAGCCAAAAAGGCGAGAAAGTTGATGATTATAAGGGAGCAGAAGCTGATGTTGGCACCTGCGTCTTG GAGAAGCACGTCGACATCCGTAAGGTACAAATGGAGATAACTGCGCAGGCTGCAATAGGAATTAAGGGATTTGCCTTCCAAAAGCATCATAAACAGAAAGAAGTCAAGAAAGAGGATGAAAAGAAGCACCAACACCTCTTTTTCCACAAGGAAAGTAGGGAAGCTATTGATTCCAAGCAGGAGAAGCACCCCAAGTATCTTGAGCACTTGGGTAAACTAGGCATTGATATTACTGGTGCTTGCGCCTTG AATGAGAAGTATAAGGAAAAGATAGGCTTAGCTCATGCCCATATCCACAATGTAAAAGCACAAATAGGTGAAGCAGCTGTGCGAGGAGCTGAGGAATTTATCTTCCAAAAGCATCTTGGGAAGAAAGAAgccaagaaaaataaagaattgcATGAAAAGAAGCACCACCACCTCTTTTACCCCCACAAGAAAAGTCAAGAAGCTATTGACTACAAGGAGGAAGAGAAGAAGCACCACGAGCATCTTGAGTGCTTTGTTAAACTAGGTGCTGGTATTACTGGCACTTCTGCCTTG AATGAGAAGCATAAGGAAGAGAAAGACTTAGAGCATGTCCAGATTCACAAGGCAAAAGTAGAGATAGCCGCAGCAACTGCTAAAGAAGTTGAGGCATTTACTTTCCAAGAGCATCATGAGGAGAAAGAAGCCAAGAAAAAGGATGAAGAAGTGCATGAAAAGAAGCACTGCCACCTCCTTTACCACGAGAAGGAAAGTGAGGAAAATATTGACTACAATGAGGAAGAGAAGCACCAAAAGCATCTTGAGGACTTGAGTAAACTAGATGTTGGAAATACTGGCGCTTGCACACTG CACGAGGAAAAGAAAATTTCAGAGAATGCCCACAGTCACAAGGTAAAAGCAGAGGTAGAAGCAGGAGCTGCAGCAGGAGCTACAGGATTTGCTTTTCATGAGCATCATGACAAAAAAGAAGCTAAGAAAGAGGATGAAGTATTGCTTGAAAAGAATCACTACTACCACTTGTATCACCACAAAGAAAGCGAGAATGTTGTTGATTACAAGGAGGAGGAGAAATACTACAAGCATTCTGAGAACTTGGGTAGGCTAGATGTTGCTGCTACTGGCGCTCACGCCTTG CATGAGAAGCGCGAGGAAAGAAAAGACTCAGAGAGTGCCTATAGCCACAAGATAAAAGAGGAGATAGATGCAGCAGCTGCAATAGGAGCTGAGGGATTTGCCATCCACGAGCAGTATGAGAAGAAAGGAGGCGAGGATGTTATTGATTACAAGGAGAAGGAGCACTACAAGTATTTTGAGCAGTTGGGTGAAATGGATGCCAGTACTGCTAGAGCTCATGCCTTG CATGAGAAGCGTGAAGCAGAAAAAGCCCAAGAGCATgcttataactgtgagggaaacgagaagatagttgcaatgtcTGCTATTGAAGCTAAGGGATTTACCTTCCATGAGCATCATGAAAAAAAAGAAGCCAAGAAAAAGGATGAAGAAGAGCATGAAAAGAATCATCGCCACCTCTTTTACCACCAGAAGGAAAGCAAGGAAAATATTGACTATAAAGAGGAAGAGAAACACCACAAGCTTCTTGAGCACTTGAGTAAACTAAGTGCTGGTGTTACCGGTGATTATGCATTG CATGAGAAGAAAACGGAAAAGAAAGATTTAGAGCATGCCCACAATCATGAGATAAAAGCAGAGACAGTTGCAGTAGCTATAACAGAAGCTGAGGGATGTGCCTTCCATGAGCATCATAAGAAAAAAGAGGCCAAGAAAGAGGATGAAGTAGCCTATGAAAAGAAGCACTACTACCACAAAGAAGGCGAGATTGTTGTTGATTATGGGGAGGATAAGCACCACAAGTATTCTGAGAACTTGAGTAGGCCAGATGTTATTGCTGCTAGCGTTTATGCTTTG TATGAGAAGGGCAAGGAAAAGAAAGACTTAGAGCATGCCCACTGCCACAAGATACAAGAGAAGAAAACTGCAACAACTGTAGGAGGAGTTGAGGAATTTGCCCTTCATAAGCATCATGAGAAAAAGGAAG CATGA